ATGAAAACGTTTTTGGTACCCACCGATTTCTCTAAAAATGCGACCAACGCGCTCAATTATGCGGCCTCTTTAACGAGCCAACTCAACGGAAAATTACTGATTGTGCACGTTGTAAATTTTGTAATATTACCCGTGCGAAGCGGCAAACTGGTTAGCCTCACCGAAAAAACAGACATCCACTACTACGCTCAACTAAATAAAATTGCCGATAAGCTGCGGCAAAAGAAAAACATTGATTGCGAAGTGGCCGTGATCGATCAGTCAAAACACGGATCGTTTCAGGCGGGCTTAAATCAGTTTATTCTGGAACACGGGATAGACCTGGTAATTATGGGAACCAAAGGCGCTACCAATTTTCTGGATAAAATGGTTGGTACCAATACCTCCGAATTTATTAAAGAAGCTGTTTGCCCCGTGCTGGTAATTCCGGTTG
The sequence above is a segment of the Adhaeribacter swui genome. Coding sequences within it:
- a CDS encoding universal stress protein — translated: MKTFLVPTDFSKNATNALNYAASLTSQLNGKLLIVHVVNFVILPVRSGKLVSLTEKTDIHYYAQLNKIADKLRQKKNIDCEVAVIDQSKHGSFQAGLNQFILEHGIDLVIMGTKGATNFLDKMVGTNTSEFIKEAVCPVLVIPVDARFTTIKHLAYLTTPEKEEDTYLQKLFGFNQSFSSPVFISVITTGPPQNGEEEANLHHVFKEFSISDYRLVQIAEEDIVTGIQTFVKDNQVDLVAVSVPKQDFFENLFQSNIGKELVYQPTLPLLAMPQ